The sequence aggtactcagtaaatatgcaTTGTGTGAATAAATAATCTGTACTTTAAGGTCTCTGAAATACAGTTAATTTAGCTGCCAGTGTGATTATTTCCTCTCAGATCATCTCAGGTTAACCTTGAATGAGGGAGGGAGATCTCGGTGAAGCCAGATGCCCACCCGAGGCCAGAGCAGTTGGCCCAAATATAAGAAGTCAGCCTTGCTCATTGCACTGCATTGGATTTTAGGGTTATTTCTGGGGTTGGCATTTCCCAGAAGAGGATTACCAGTCAACCTCTGCATTACTTTCTTCTTCTCAGCAGTGTTATTGAAACAAAATGCCTAGGTGTTGTTTTCTGAAGTCAGATGAAATTTGTTCATGACATCAACTTGAATTTAAGTCAACTCTGTgtatattagggaaaaaaaaaaactttccaattGCCTTTTTTTCATACTCTTTAAGCTAATGCTGATCAAAAATGGTATTTGATTAATCTCTTGAAACATATTATCCAAATATGCCTTAACTGACTAAGCAGATAAATTGGATAACATTAATTGCTAGAGGCAATGAACTCCTGTGAGTCACTACAATTCATTCCACCAGTTTTCTCATGCTCCATTGTTCAGTTTGAGATGTAACAGACACCAGACACCACAACACAAGCTACTTCTTCCTCAGAGTAAAACCTGAGAGAATGAAATCTTTCATCACTGTCTTAATCAATGCAATGATTGGAAaaacttgaatctatttgttgctTCTTTTGAATCTgaaacacatttttatatttaaaatgacctTATGAATGTGGGTATTATGTTCTTGATCATTGTTTCTCTTTGAATTCATTGTTAGAATGAAAAAgagttctttctttattttctaccttGTTGATCCGTTTAAGAAGGTAGGCACTTGATCTTGAGAGAAGGTTGCAAGAGAACTGAAAGTAATTCGCAATTAAACTCAGCAATAATTCCAGCCTCTCACTGGAACTTTGGGCATTGATCTGAGCTCTTTAAATTAAAAGTGACATTTATCTGTGAAGTAGTCCTGGAGGAACTGTAACAATGACAGTTTTGAAATCTGGTAATAGAACCAATAAGAAGACGTGAAAGCAGGTAATTTCTTCTGGAAGGAAAAGACACCAGATACTCTTTAAAGCCTGTCTTCAAATATGTGGAGACTTAAATTATTATTGCAAGGATAGTGATATATTGTCTTTTAATATGCTCTGTGGAAAAAATCAGGGAAAATTGGTTTAAATTGTAACAGAAGAGATTTAGGTTACATGGGAAGAAGAAAATGTTCTGACAGAAGATGCAAAGTCAATACCCAGAAAATATGTGAATTTCATTTCTATAGCAAAGATCTGACCATTCACTTGAAATAGGATTGAATAGTCTTATCTACTGGTGATAATCCAAAGCTGAACCTTGTTCTCAAGATCCTGAAGTTTTATTATTCTATTCTCATTCAATTTCATACTTTTAGAATGTCACTTTTATGATGACCTCTTCTTAGAagctaaaaatatctttttctcaaTATGATTCTTAGAAAGTGGTGGTTGTTTCATTATTGAATTATCTACACCTGCACTGATAGTGAAATGGGTGTTTAAGAAAATGCTATGTTCTAACTAGTTGCTTAAAATTCCAGACTGAGtgtgatttttcttaaaatggcTAGATGAGCAGAACTTTATAACTTGCTTTCTATTCATTTTCTATGTCTTGGTTTTTCAAGACCTTGTtataaggtctttttttttcctaagagagAATATAACATATTAAGAAGACTTCAAATTCTTCAGGGGATGCCCTGAAGAAAGAGCCtggtttcttttggtttttagaTATCTCCACCTGCTGAGTTTGTATGACATATGCTGTGACATTCAGAGCCAAATCTCTTTAATAAAAAGAGTTGAATATTTGTAAAGTTtgagaattttaattattttggttcCTAGTATATATTATTCCCTCCATGACACAATTAACCTcaataatgaattttattttgtaaaaaactacaaaaataaattatgattctGGAATTGATCTTTTCATACTGTAGACTGAGAAAACTTAATCTCTTATAAAATGAAGATCAGATCATCTGACAATTACTGGAAAACAAATCTTTTCTACCCCCCAGGTTCCACAGTAAGTTTCTACATATCACAGTGCCTTCTATCCATTTAAAGCTTTCAAAATTCACTTAAATGGGAACAAGCATTTCCAATACACATTTTGAAacttaattgaaaataaaatcaggCTTCTCCCTAATGTGGTCAACACTATCTAAATTGTTAAATATTGTGATGCCAAAGACAATTTGATTCTAAGTGTCTCAGCCAAGTAGCCCTCAAAGAACTTACGTTTGAGACTTAGTCTGATCTTTGAGAAAGGTGCCAGGAACactcaatggagaaaggacagtttctttaataaatggttaGGAAAACTAACATCCAcatacagaagaatgaataacATACAATAACCAACTTAGAAtggattaaagttttaaatgTAAGGCCTGAAACTGTTAAACTGTAAaactattagaagaaaacatacagaaaatagTTCTTGACATCGACATTGGTTTGGCCAATGATATTTTGGATATGACTTTAAAAGCATaggcaacagaagcaaaaatagacaaatgagattgcatccaactctgtgcaacgccTCTGCACAGCAAATGAGACAACAGAGTAAAAAGACAACttatggaatggaagaaaatcttTACAAATCATGCATCTGTTAATAGGTTAACACCCAAAATATGTACGGAATTCAACCAAGTCGATAGCAAGGGACaaataacctgattaaaaaattggCAAAGGACCCAAAGAGACAtacttccaaagaagacatatagatgtcCAACAGgtatttgaaaagatgctcaatatcactaatcattagggaaatgtcaATCAAAAGAACAATGATATGTCACCttatacctgttagaatggctgttatcaaaatgGCAAGGGATGAGAAGTGTTGGTGagggtatgaagaaaagggaGCCCTTGCACACAGCTGGGGGGAATGTCCATTGGTACAGCCAtcctgaaaaatttaaaagtaacacTACCATATGATAGTACTTCTAGGTGTAGTTCCAAGGGAAATGCTACATCTAGGGTATGTTTGCAATGGAAAGGAGATCAGTTTCTCAAAGCGGTAACTGCACCcccttgttcattgcagcattgttgaCAGTAGCTCAAATATAGAAATCAAACTGTGTCCATTGTCAGATGAATGGGTAGAGAAAGtatggtgtgtatatatgcatacatatatacatatacacacagtggaatattattccaccttgcaaaagaagaaaatcctgtaATTTGtaatgacatggatgaacctagaagacATCACGTTAAGTGGAATAAGTCAGgcacagaaagacagatactgcttggtattacttatatatggaatctggaaacatcaaactcatagaagcagagagtagaacagTAGTTGCAGGGATTGGGGAGGTGGGAGAAATGGAGAGATGATATATCCCTATAATGAGTTTGTGACTCATAAAATGAATTATCTCTCTCCTGTAGTATAAATAAGTTATGTTTGCACTGTAtacatttctttgttctttttgggTTAAATGTCATTTCCAGATGGGATAGTTTTCATGCTGGTAAGTATTTTTCCTCTGTTCCAACTTATACTCCTTTGAAAACCCTGCTGCTGAATTTTAATATCTATGGTAGAATGATTTAGCTGACcaaattccatcttttttttcccctgtccttTATTTGTTCCAGATACATTTCATATTGCTCTTCAGTCGACAAGGGAAATTACGGCTGCAGAAATGGTATACTACTCTCCCtgacaaggaaaggaaaaagatcaCGCGCGAAATTGTTCAGATTATTCTCTCCCGTGGTCAGAGAACAAGCAGTTTCGTTGACTGGAAGGAGCTAAAACTTGTTTATAAAAGGTGTGAGTAACTTTTTGAGAACTGAACTTCTCATTACTGTTTCGTTTGTTTAATCCTAAGCATTTTAGATGGCAGCACCAATTCCATCATTTACTATAAACTTTGAAGGCTGAGGCCCAAATGTTTGTACCAATAGACTAAATAGAAGAGAACTCTCATTTACTGAACGGTTTTCCATGTACCAGGATGGATTCTAGATACTTATTTTAGATAATTTACATGTTGATAATGTATGCatacattcaagaaatattttatgaGCATCTATTATATTTCCAACACTGTTCTAATGACTGTAGATGCAGTAGCGAAAAAGACATAGAGCATTCCTGGTCTCTTGAAACTTATTCATCTATTAAGTAAACAAAACAGTTTCAGTTAGTAACGTGCTATAGAAAAAAAGGTTAATGTGCTAGAAAGATGAGAAGTTCTTTGTTATGCacatttgcagatgaggaagctgaagctacaGAGAATTTAAGTAATTAATCCCCAGTTGCAATAATTGTGTGGTAACTGGCAGAAAAATCcagattttttccccttgattttaAAGCCTTTATATCTTATCATTACTGCACCTGGTTGCCATGGCATGACCATACTAGAAAGGGACCTCACTTTCTgtatgaggaaaccgaggccccaAGAGGTAAAGTCGTTTGCCCATAGAGACCCAGATAACTGATGCCTAAGCCAGGACCAGGACATAACTGATGTGACCCTGCATCTTGACATCATACGGCAACTTTCAGAAGCAAAGTGCACGTTAGAAAGGCTCTCACAAGGGATGTTTACAAAACTAGAAGGGGAAAGACAAGGGTAACGAAGGCTCTATTTAATGGAGTAAATTACCAGGAAGTGCCTGGGCAAAGCTTCTTCTGCTGGGCCCTGTGTCAAAGCTTTTCATACGAGCATCATGAGAGATGTAAGCGAAGGCACCTTACAGTAATAAGCATCTCAGGGATGGAAAGGCAAAAGGGAATATTTGCTTCTCTCTGCCTGCTGGCTTCTACAACTTTGGGTTCAGTTGTGATTTAAACTATTGCATGAAAAATAGACTTCAGCGGTTCTCTCAACAGCTACTATTTACAGCTAGTGGATAAACAACAGTGAACAAGGCAGACTCAGTACCTGCCTTTGGGAAGCCACTGATCTAGTGGGGGAGAGACAGGCCATGAAATTACGGAGTGGATGATGCTAGACACCCtttgggggaaggggaggcacAGCAATGCGTGGGAGGGGCATCCAGGGCAGTCAGAGAGGACAGAGATTTCCTGAGGGCAGTCAGAGAGGACAGAGATTTCCTGAGGGCAAGGACGTCCATGCTTAGAGCTGCAGGAGAAATAGGAGAGAGCCCCAtgaatggggaggggaggagtatTCTAGGCAGAAGAAACATACATGGAGGGAGGACCTAACAAGCTAAGGATGGGATATACTGTGGTACAAGGTAAAGTGAGAGGGTGGGCAATGTGGGCCCCTGGGCCCCTTGGTCGGGGGTTTGGACTTTAGACAGGACAATTCACCAACCAAGGAAGCATGAATAGACCCCGATTAAAGGACTCTGTCCCCTGATCACAGCGCCTCAAGGTACAGTTTTGTTGAGGATCTTTCACATAATTAACAGAAATGATCCAGTCACGACCATGTTTTTTCTGTatgctgttttacattttgggAGGATATTGAATGTGGTGAATGATGTTTCCGTCTTGAATGTGAACAGGGAGACTGCCTGGAGAGGAGGAGGTAACTGCATATTCATAGAAAAAACCATCGTCAGGTTGTGTAATGTGTCATCCTATTTTacgttatcttttttttttccttttcaaggtATGCTAGTTTATAtttttgctgtgcagtagaaaatCAGGACAATGAGCTCTTGACCCTAGAGGTTGTACATCGTTATGTGGAGTTGCTGGACAAATACTTTGGAAATGTAAGTGGTGTCCTGATATTTAGAATGAGTTGGTCTTCACCCCAACTCTGACTTCAGTTCTAAGTCTGTCATcgcatttcttctctctctgtgtcAAGTCTAAGATATGAACTATGTTTGTACTGAGGACCAGAACAGAAGGCTTTCCCTACTTCCTGTAATTCTTAGTAAATGGAAGATCCAAAGCTTATCAGAAGCAAGTGGCGTGTGTATCTCCAGGCCCGAGCCACAACCAGACACCTTGCTTCCATGAACTAGAATTTAATTATGAAGGATTCCTTAATATTTTGTCCCTTCGTCTCCATGGACTGTCTTCTCTTTTCTATTATGACTTTTTAATCgcctctctgatttctttttttggggggcttccctggtggctcagacagtgaagaatctgcctgcaatgtgggaggcctggattcaatccctgagtcgggaagatcctctggagaagggaatggcaacccactccagtattcatgcttagaggatgccatggacagaggagcctggggcccggtgtgctacagttcgtgggtcacaaagaattggacacgatgcACACGCTGGTTTCTTTTACTAAACACCCAAgtgtttttcaatattatttgtgTGTAAGACAAATCAAGAAAGAAGACCAAAATCCTTCCCCTTCACGTTGCTATCTAGCCTCCATGCATTTACTCCTAGAACATACTCTCAGAGCTGCCCTGATGTGAGAACTTGTACTTTGTTGCACTTGCGGCTTGACTTCACCTTTACTCCTCCAAGGAAATCTTAATGGTCAACACCAGTGATGATTCTTTACTCTTCACCCGCCTTCACATCTCTGCAGCCCTGCACTCTTGTTCATCACAACCCTGTCTTTAAATCCGCTCCTCTCTATCTCCCCCTGACCCTGAGTCCGGCTGACTCAACATGTGTCTCTCAAGACCCCAGCTTGATTTcttccccagctccctccctccccctgcctttgAAATGCCCTCTTGCTGTTTTTCCTCTCCTGTGTGTTTACTAGACTTTCTCTCCTGGAAACCCATCACCAGATGGCTCTTCTTCACTTTGCTGGTGACGGTCTTCACTGGGCTTCTTCATGGTCATCTCAGCCTTAATGTGACAAGGACTAAAGTCATCTTCTGAAAACCTCTTCAGTCTTGTGATTAGAATTATTATGTCCCAGGATCTTTCAGTGCAAAAGGACATTGTTTCTTACATCTTTCTCCACCCTTTACTTAAGTCTCCCTCCGCCTATTCAAATTGGTCTGAAGCTCATCTTGTTTCGCTCTCGCTGGTATtacagttttgcttttcttttaaacctCTTCTTTGCCCCTTTCTGGGCCCATCTCTGCTTCCCTTTCCTGGCCTGTTCATTATCACCATCCTTCCAAGGCACCGATCTCAGATGACATGCCTCCTCAGTCACTCTCTTCCAGCTTTAAtggataaaattcaaatttcttagCCCGGCATTTTCTTGTTCTACACATCGGCCCCAGACCCCACTTCTCCAGCCTTCtcacttttctgtctttttatccCTGGCATATCCAGTGCTCCAGCAACATGGACCAGCCTTATATTATCCTCAACTTGTACACCATTTGCCTGCCACCAAATTGCAAGTCTCTGGAGATCATGACCAGGGActtacatgtttgtttttttctgacacTTGGAACCAGCTCTGGGTCAAGTTATAGCAAATGTTCCGGAAACTTTTTATTTAGTTCACAGTCTCAAGAAATGAATTAGTAGACTAGGAAAATGTGTTCTTCTCAGTAAtactctcctccccactcccttgTTCACTGAAGATTTTTAAGTACTGTTAGGAGAATTTGCTTCCTTAAGAGTTTTCTGTAGTGTATTCTATATAATGGAATGAACAGCATTAGAGGTACTGGTTAAGATTTTATAAGATTTGTTGCAACAGTTTTCACAAAGATGAGTCCTTGGAAGGTTTCCGGATTAATttgccctccctccttcctttctgtctttggttcttccttttttttttcctttgtaaatgaTGTTATAAGACCTAAATATTGCTTCAGAAATTTCAGTTTGTTGGTCAGTGTTTAGAAGTGATAAGACAGaccatttttcttttgctctctccTGGTTCAccaagtttattttcattttttaaagaggtaTTTCCAAGTATGTAATGGCATGTTTTCAAACTggagtttatttaattttatcctttCAGTTATTCAAGTGAATTCCGACATTGCGGTACTTTTTTTGAAATAAACTGCCGACTTGGCCTTTTGCAAAAGAGTTCTCCTGAGGCTCAGACTTTCCATAACTTGCCTTCTCCCTCTCATTTCTGCACTGTGGTGTGACCTGTTGTGTT is a genomic window of Muntiacus reevesi chromosome 3, mMunRee1.1, whole genome shotgun sequence containing:
- the AP1S3 gene encoding AP-1 complex subunit sigma-3 is translated as MRAPHLSAAPAPALASRPRVPRARSSPAGDGGGPATMIHFILLFSRQGKLRLQKWYTTLPDKERKKITREIVQIILSRGQRTSSFVDWKELKLVYKRYASLYFCCAVENQDNELLTLEVVHRYVELLDKYFGNVCELDIIFNFEKAYFILDEFIIGGEIQETSKKSAVKAIEDSDMLQETMEEYMNKPTF